In Mytilus edulis chromosome 8, xbMytEdul2.2, whole genome shotgun sequence, the genomic window TTGGTCCATTTACAGAAATCCAAACAACTGACAAATCGATAAAAAATTGTGGATGCTCACACTATTTAGAAGGAGGATTTAAAGATGGTGTttcaaaacaaactattttaGATATTCTTGAAATAAGTATTTCGTATTGCATGTGTCCTCACGTTTTACAGAATCAGGGTTTTGCGCAGGTTACCAAGCGATGTGACGATTCGTATGTCGATACGGAAAATCACGCAAGTATGCCACAAGATATTTTTGAATCATGGAAATTGAAAAGATGTGATAAGAATTTTCCTCCATGTAATAAAAGAATACGTAACTCAGTGAAACAGGCGGCTGGAGTTTACTGGACTCACTTGGCTATATTTTTTGGAAAGAATAAATTTATTGTGTCCATGTTGAAATAttgcaagaaaaaaatgtatgatgtACCTTTATTTACACTTCTACATCATTTGTCAGTACCGTTATTGTCCGTTTTGCATGAAAACTCTTCCATAATGTACGAAGTTGTATCGAACTACCCAAGATCTATATTAAGTGCTCCGATAAATTGCACCGTAAACAAAAATGGAAGAGTGTTGAATTGTGATTATGGCACATTTTCTTTGGTTTTAGAGCTTACAATGATCCACGATTTTAAAATGCTCTACAAGATTATTCGTAAGGATCGGTGTTTATTAAGAGAAGCGAACGTTAGCGGCATGGAGTTTTGTAATTTACTGAGTGACACGATGAATAACCTTATCATACACAAGCATGTAGATGACCTGGAATATTTACTTTCTGTAAAGAAATTACCATTAGAGTCTTACGTATCAttgtttcatttgatatacaaatcAGGTAATTTAAGACTCGTCTAAATGAAGTATGGCGACTGTATGGTTCGAaacacaatattttcaaataGTTATTGTTATATACTAAAATATAAGAAGactttgccaatgagacaactctccattcaagtcaaaacttgttaaaagtaaaccattatacgtcAAAGTAAAGCCTTCAACACGAAGTCTAGGCTCACAGCAAACATCAAGTATCAAAAGGCCTTACCAAATGACAGtgtaaaataaaatcacaaaataatatatatatatttatataccgATGCCTGAgtgaaattaaaaacagaaagttcctaattaaatggcaaaatcagaagctcaaacaaacaaatgaaattgagaatggaaatgtggaatatgtcaaagagacaacaacccgacgaaTGAGCAGAAAAATTACGTTTACCTTAAGCTTCCGAAAATGAAAAATCTCTTCATTCGTACACATCAGATTGAAAACGATATTTATTATAGCATAAGAAGTTCAAGTGACTTTTTTTTAGACTATATTAAAACTTATATCGAACAACTGATCATTATTTGCTTTCTTTCAGACGTTTgcattatttaaatatatatcactATTTGATATGGTCTGACAATATTGATGTATcaatttcttgtttttgttttagatgCAAGGTGGATTTATTCAACCATATTTGACAAATCAGATTTCTGTTCAAGATTTCTATCTTGGAAaacgaaaataattaaaaaagaatcAAAGCTTTTTAGGGAAATATTGTTTACTTCAGTTCTGCATGGTGATACTGTTGCATTCAACAAATTTGTGGAATATGGGTTTAATGTAAATACAGAAGTTAACGAATGTAGTATTCTTGTCTGGGCCGAGCAGCTAAATTTTCCAGAAATTGTTGCGTTACTTTTGAAGGCAGGTGCACGGCGTGTAGCCAATCCAATGTACAaggaatttaaaaatgtaataataacGTATGAAGATTATTACGCTACATTAGCAGACCCAGAGTATAATCGTGTATCTATTCTCCATCGTCTATATGAAAATACTACCTCAAGCGTGTTTTTCGACACTAACCGAGCCCCTCTTACGTTGAATAGCGCTATTCCATCATTTCATGTCATCAAATATCTTCTTCTCCATGACAAAGGTTTAGGGAACATTGACGACTTCCTATTTACGTTGCCGTATCACCAATCTTTCATAAGTGATACACACATGTTTCATCTAATAATTAGATCTAATTCATCAATGCGACTTCAGGCCAATGATATAGATAGAATAGTAAAGTTTAAATCACTGAGTTTTAATTTAAACAACGATACATTATTTGACTTGCTGTCAGAAATAACTAATTATTCTCTGTCAACTGACGAAATAAAA contains:
- the LOC139485655 gene encoding uncharacterized protein isoform X3, which produces MLFLQHKCFGPFTEIQTTDKSIKNCGCSHYLEGGFKDGVSKQTILDILEISISYCMCPHVLQNQGFAQVTKRCDDSYVDTENHASMPQDIFESWKLKRCDKNFPPCNKRIRNSVKQAAGVYWTHLAIFFGKNKFIVSMLKYCKKKMYDVPLFTLLHHLSVPLLSVLHENSSIMYEVVSNYPRSILSAPINCTVNKNGRVLNCDYGTFSLVLELTMIHDFKMLYKIIRKDRCLLREANVSGMEFCNLLSDTMNNLIIHKHVDDLEYLLSVKKLPLESYVSLFHLIYKSDARWIYSTIFDKSDFCSRFLSWKTKIIKKESKLFREILFTSVLHGDTVAFNKFVEYGFNVNTEVNECSILVWAEQLNFPEIVALLLKAGARRVANPMYKEFKNVIITYEDYYATLADPEYNRVSILHRLYENTTSSVFFDTNRAPLTLNSAIPSFHVIKYLLLHDKGLGNIDDFLFTLPYHQSFISDTHMFHLIIRSNSSMRLQANDIDRIVKFKSLSFNLNNDTLFDLLSEITNYSLSTDEIKAFERFTLTELPCLPVKTLKTFCRNKIRQHYMGYKLFKFLDIMNEQIPSSVCSFLLKEDVLKLFLSDKQLNRMDEDSSDADKYFV
- the LOC139485655 gene encoding uncharacterized protein isoform X1, which produces MSTQHSKRMESSFNYDLYFRQLSRKEKCDLFNDIRNDTDDELIRKFKDNPLYLSCLFWFEIQTTDKSIKNCGCSHYLEGGFKDGVSKQTILDILEISISYCMCPHVLQNQGFAQVTKRCDDSYVDTENHASMPQDIFESWKLKRCDKNFPPCNKRIRNSVKQAAGVYWTHLAIFFGKNKFIVSMLKYCKKKMYDVPLFTLLHHLSVPLLSVLHENSSIMYEVVSNYPRSILSAPINCTVNKNGRVLNCDYGTFSLVLELTMIHDFKMLYKIIRKDRCLLREANVSGMEFCNLLSDTMNNLIIHKHVDDLEYLLSVKKLPLESYVSLFHLIYKSDARWIYSTIFDKSDFCSRFLSWKTKIIKKESKLFREILFTSVLHGDTVAFNKFVEYGFNVNTEVNECSILVWAEQLNFPEIVALLLKAGARRVANPMYKEFKNVIITYEDYYATLADPEYNRVSILHRLYENTTSSVFFDTNRAPLTLNSAIPSFHVIKYLLLHDKGLGNIDDFLFTLPYHQSFISDTHMFHLIIRSNSSMRLQANDIDRIVKFKSLSFNLNNDTLFDLLSEITNYSLSTDEIKAFERFTLTELPCLPVKTLKTFCRNKIRQHYMGYKLFKFLDIMNEQIPSSVCSFLLKEDVLKLFLSDKQLNRMDEDSSDADKYFV